The window GCTTGGTCTTGGCATATTCAAAACCTGTTAGTGTTATATACATAGATAGCAATGGTGTTGTACACATCAATGCTACTATTTATCTAACAACAGGTTTAAACATTATTTATTTACCAGCGCCTCCAGTTATTGAAACAGTTTCTATTTCCCTAAATGGCCAAGAACTACCTTTTCTATATAATAGCAGTGCTAATGCATTATATGTAGTGGCTTTCACTAGTGGAAATTGCACTATTAACTATGTGGCAAATGTTAGTATTGAAAACAATGTTTTTACACTTCATCTCTCAAATGGGTATATGTATAGGTTATTACTTGATCCAAACATAATTTTGTTAAATGTTCCAAGAAACATATCTAGATATGGATACATAAACAGGTCTATACTATACATAGAGTTTTCTGATAAGCAAGTTATAAGCTACATTGTAAAGCCACCAGCAACTGTATCAACTCCAATTACAACACAAAAAACTGAGATGCCACAACAATTTTTATCTTCAGCATTCTTGTTCATAGTTATAGCCTTGGCTATTGTAATTGCCTTGTCACTCTACATTTATTTTATAAGATTTAGAGGTGGGAAAGGAAAGGAATTGGAATTATTAAATGAAGTTGACTTAGCAATATTGAGAGCTCTTGAAAAGAGAGGTGGATCTGCTCTTCAATCAGAGTTGCAAAAAGATGTTGCTATTCCAAGAACAACCCTGTGGAGACATGTAAGGAAGCTTGAAAAACTTGGCTATGTTAGAATTGAAAAGGTTGGTTTACAAAATAGAGTTGTTTTGGTTAAGAAACTTCGCTAGACTTTTTAATTCTCTTTCCATCTCCAATTACATAGAAATATCCATCATCTCTTTTCTCAAGCTTATATATAGGAACCTCGTGCTTCACTCTTTCCAAAACTCTTGACAAGGTATTCAAAGCATCTTTTCTATTTTTAGAGGCAACGAGTATGTACAAAGTTTTTTCACCTGGTTTTGCCAAGCCAACTCTATGCATAATTTCAATAGCCTTGACATCTTCCACCATGCTTTCTTCCAATGCTATTTTTTCTAAGGCTTTTGTAGCATATGGTTCATAGGCATCGTAAACAAGCTCCTTAACTTTGTGACCTTCAACAACATCCTTAACAACTCCTATAAAGATTGCTATAGCGCCTACACCCTCTCCACCAAGCCTCTTCAGAACACTCTCAATCCTAGTATTAAAATCTATTTCACTATCATCTTTAAACAATTTAGCATAAACATGCTTAGATCCGCCAGAAGCAGGTGGCAATAATGCTATGTCATCTCTCTCACTAACTCTGGTGGAATCTGTAGCAACAATGCCATTAACCATGAAAATTGGTTCAATACTATTCATCAATTCCCTAAATTTATAACTCATATTTGATAAAATTTCCTTGAGTTTTGCAATAGTGATTTCGTTTCCATCATCTACTTGAATTTCTATCTCCTTTGCATTAAATGCTTCTCTAAATATTGAAAACAATTTAACCTTTAGCTTCATCAGCCGAAACCTCCTCTAATCATCTACTCATTCCACCCTACGAGTTCATCACTAGAATTCTTTTAAGAATAAAACTTAATAACTTTATATGTGTTATATTAATGTGGAAGAGGTGTTTTCGAAAAGCATTGTTTGCTAATATTAATTATCTTGGTGCATCTCATGAGAATCTTTAAACAGGTTATTCAAGTTATTAAGGTTCTGGAAGCGTTTTCAACACTTCTTATTCTTATTGTAGTAAGCATGGTGATATTTGTTTTTAGAAAAGCCTTTATTCGCTTCTTTCTCACTACAAACTTTCTATTAGCATCGTTTTTAATTTCCTTTGTAGCATCTGTATCTATAGTTCCAATACCATACACATATATATTGTTTCTAATAGCATCAGTATATAAAATGAGCTTGAGCTACATTGTTTTGCTTTCACTAGTAAGTGGATTGGGTTCTGCACTTGGAGAGGCAATTGCATGGGTTATTGGAAAAGCTAGTAGAGCAGCACTAAAGGATACAGGGTATTTCAATAGATTGGAAAGCCTTTTGAAACTAGTTGATATATGGGGATACAAAGCTGTTGCTTTATTGGTATTCATATTTGCATTTACACATTTACCTGATAAGGTTCTGTATATACCACTTGGCATGATGGGGTATAGCATATGGAAAGTTATGCCAGTAACCTTCATTGGAAAATTTCTAATGATAATATCGATTTTGCTTGTTGGAAATGTTTGGGGAGCTCTTGGAGAATTCTTCATAGGAAATGAGGCAACAATGTTTGTGCTCTCAACTATTTTATTGGTTGCTACAATGGCTGCTACATTATTTGTTAAATGGGATAATATACTTTTAAACTATTTACAAAGAAGAATTGTGAAAATTGAAAAATAGTTACAACTTCGTAATTCTTGCTTATAGTAACTTTATTAAAAAGTTTTATTTCTGAACCTTTTAATAACTATATGGTGAAATTATGAACAAAATAATTGTGCTGGCATTTGATTTAGGTGCTTCAAGCTGTAGAGCAATGATTGGTGTTGTAGATGAGAAGGAGAAGACAGTAAGTGTTGAGGAGCTTTATAGATGGCCTAATTTCATGATTAGAGTTGGTGATAGTCTTTACTGGGATGTTTTAAGAATATGGCATGAAATGAAGAATGCTATTAAAATGGCCTATAGAAAATTTGGTAAAGACCTTGTCTCCATAGGTGTTGATACATGGGGTATAGACTTTGCCTTGTTAGATGAAAGAGGAATGCTTATTGAAAATCCTCACACATATAGAGATCCTAGAACAGAGGGTATGATGGAAGAAGTTTTTAAGAGAGTTCCAAAAGAGAGAATCTATGAGAGAACAGGTATACAATTCATTAGAATCAATACACTCTATCAAATATTCTCAATGGTTTTTCACAACGATCCAAAGCTGAAAATAGCGAAAACATTTCTTATGATACCAGACCTCTTTAACTATTGGCTAACAGGAGAAAAGTTTGCAGAGTATACAGAGGCTACAACAACACAGTTTCTTGACCCAGGGGCAAAGAAGTGGACATTCGATATTTTAGAGGCTTTGGGTGTTCCAACACATATATTTCCAGAGGTTATAGAGCCTGGAACAAGAATTGGGAAAATCGATCCAAGGCTTGCTTCTGAACTTGATATTCCAAAGGATATAGATGTTGTTGCACCTGCAACCCATGACACAGCTTCTGCTATTGCTGCAGGTCCTATGGTTGCTGAAGATGTGGGCTATGTTAGCTCAGGTACATGGTCTCTTGTTGGTGTTGAGCTTCCCCATCCACTTATAAATAAAAAGGCTATGGAATACAACTACACTAATGAAGGTGGGGCATTTAACACAATAACATTTCTAAGAAATATTCAGGGAATGTGGATTGTTGAGGAAATTAGAAGGGTTTTGGCTGATAAGGGACAGCAGCTATCGTATGATGAAATATTGAAAATGGCTCAAGAAGCCAAACCATTTACGGCATTCATAGATCCAGATTATGAAGGTTTTATAGCTCCTGAGAATATGGTAGAAGCAATAAATGCTTATTTAGAGAAGACAGGACAGAGAAAGCCACAGAGTCTTGGAGAGCTTTTCAGAATTGTTTTTGAGAGTCTAGCATTTAAGTACAGACTTGTGTTTGAACAAGCAGAGGATTTGCTTGGTAGAAAGCTTAGAGGTATTAACATATTTGGTGGTGGATCTAGAAACTGGTTCCTAAATCAGTTAACAGCTGACTTTACAAACAAAACTGTTTATGCAGGACCTGAAGAGGCCACATCAATAGGCAATGTTTTGCTGCAGGTTGCTGGGCTAGGTATTATAAAGTCTTTGAAGGAGCTTAGAGAATACATTAAAAACTCTTACAAGATCAGAGTCTTTGAGCCTAGGTATAGCGGCGAGTATGAAGAAGCATACGAAAAGTTTCTTGGAGTTATTGGCTATAGAAGGTGATTAGAGTATGGCAAAGCAGTTTTTCATAGGAATAGATGTTGGTAGTAGTGGAGTTCGTGTAGAGGTGTATGATGTTGAAGGAAATCTTATATCTGCTGGAAAAGCCAGTATAACCAAGCAAGATGTTGTTGAATGGATTAAGGCCATAGAAAATGCAACACCTTCTGTTGTGAAAAACTGTGTTGATTGTGAAAAGCACGTTTCCATAGATAGTACCTCAGGCACATTTGTAGCTATAGATAAGTATGGTAATGTTTTGTATGGTCCAGTTATGTACTATGAGAAGAGAAGTGATGTATTTGAGGAAATAAAAAATGTTGATGCTGTTAATGAGCTTGCTAAACATGGTGTTAGTGTTGATGCATCATCACCATTTGTTAAAATACTCTACATAAAGAAACATTTTGGTAAACTCTATGAAGGTATCTATAAATTTGTTCCCGCAGCAACCTGGCTTCTATACAAACTTTGCTATGATGAGGGAGAGCAGTGGGAGGACATTAAAACAGATTATACAAATGCTTTAAAGTTTGGTTTAGACATTTTATCTACACCACCAAAGTGGTTTGAGCTTCTGTTCAATTCTATAGGCATTGAACTAGAAAAGCTACCAGACCTAGCATCATCTGGAGAATTTATATGCAAGGCAAAAAGTCGCATGGCGCAAAACATTGGATTATACAATGCATTTGTTTACCAGGGTATGACAGATGGTAATGCAGCTGCACTGGCTGGTGGAGCTCTTGGAAAAGGAGATGTGAATATATATACAGGCTCTACAACAGTACCAAAAATTTCTGTTGATAAAATTGTTATGCATCCAGCCATATACTACCACATACATCCACTAGATGGATACTTAGCAGGATCTGCAACAGGTTTTACCGGTGCCTACCTCTCATGGTTTGCAGAAAAAGTTTTTGGATTTTCTGTAGAAGAGGCATTTAGATATATAGAAGTTGTTGAGGCTGGAACAGAGTATGTATTCTTTCCATATGGTGATAGAGGTCCATTCTACGACCCAAAATTAGCACCTGCATTTATAAATGTTGCTATGTATGATCAGCCTAGGGATATTGTTGTGGGTAGAATATTGAGAAGCATCGTACTTGGAATAACAATGCTGGAGAACATGTATCTAAACCTATTTCAAAACTTGTTCAACGTTAGAATAAGCGAGGTAAACCTAACTGGTGGTGCTGCTAAATCAAAGCTTTGGAATAGGATAAGAGCTTCTGTATATGGCCGAAGAGTTATTGTTCATGGTGATTTAATTGGTGTTGGAACAATTATACCAGTGCTCTACAGAAGCAAAATATACACAAATATTGGTGAAATTAAGCAGAGGTTTCTAAAACCAGTTGAGTTTATAGATCCTGATAAGGAGCTGACAAAAATCTATGAAAAATTCAAAGAGAAATTTGAGGAAATGTGGATGAGATTACGAGAAGTTTACAAAATATAACTTTTTAACATTGTTTCTTAGACGTGTTGAGAGATATAGTTTAGCAGTGCCGATATAAAGTATTTTGTTGATGTTGATGCATTAAATGGTAAAACTATTTTCGCTTCTTTCTTAGCATCCTCATCTGCATCACCAACAACTATGCCAATACCTACAGCCTTAATCATATCAACATCTGTAACACTGTCTCCAATGGCTATTGATTTGTTTAAATCAATATTTGTTTTATCAGCAATTATCTTTATAGCACTGCTTTTGCTGCAATATCGCGGATATATGTGCAAGACGTAGCCTGTGTACAGTGCGTATATATGTGGATATTTCTCCATTATGCTGCTCTCCAACTTTCTTGCCATGGCTGGGTTAGATTTGATGTGTTCTGGTACATGAAATGCCCTATCACAAAGTCTATACAAATTGCTTGTTGATCTCTTTAGGGAAAAGCTTTTTTCAATATCTTCAACTAGTGAATCAAGACTTTCTCTACATAGTTTGATAAGCTCTCTACCCACTTGAATAACACACCCATTTTCAGCTACAAATATTGGTGTTAAGCCCAAGTATCTTTGAAGTGTTAACACAGTTGGATATGCATTTCCAGAGACAAGACAAACCGGAATTCCATAAGCCATGACCTTTCTCAAAAGCTCTATAAGCTCCAAGTCCAGCACATAAGAACCTCTTTCAATAGTTAAAACACCATCTATATCAATGAATATAGCTGATGGCCTTGACCCTTTTAGATAATCAGAAATAGTTTTGATGATGTCAATACTCAATAGTAACACACCTAAGGTGTTCATATTCTGGGTTCAGAAAAATATTTAATTTCAAGCAAAAAATTTTGTGTTTTATATAGGTCTTACTGTTCCCCACTTCTCCAAGGCTCTTCTAAGCTCTTTATGATCTCTTGCATAATCCTCTAGTGGAATTCCCTTAGCAATTGCTTCAAGAGCTTGCCTAACTGCAGCTGCTCCTGCTCTTGGTCCATCTGGATGCCCTATTGTTCCACCTCCTATCTGCATTACACAGTCTTTGCCAAGAACCTTAACAACCTCTGGCAAAGTACCTGGGTGGAGACCACCAGATGACACTGGTACAGCTGGTTTTATTGATCCAAATTCTTGTTGTAGATGATAGAAGTCGTTTTCATCTGGTTTAAACGGGTTTTCTCTTAGCACCTTAGCATTTCTTATAACATCTATTGTTTTTGCTTCTAGCTTTCCAACTTCTGGTGTTCCTATGTGTAGCTGGTCAACACCTATTATTCTAAAGAGTTTTGCTAATGTGAACATCGATATTCCATGGTATGGGTTTCTAGTCATAGCTGCATGCATTGCTCTATGAGCATGTATTGCAAGTTTGTATTCCTCAGCAAGATCCCTTATATAGGTTAGAGAAGACCACCCTGCTACAACAACATCTACCATTATATATGGATTTCCATAGTCTGCTACAAGCTTCAATCTCTTCTCCATTTCCCTAACATCTGCTGTTATATTTGCAAACCAAACTTTTCTTTCCCCAGTCTCCTTCTCAACCTTATCAATAATCTTCATTATTGACTTGGCCCTTGCCTCAAACCTGCAATAGCTTGGACTTGCAAGATTCTCATCGTCTTTTATATAATCCATTCCACCAGATAGAATCTCATATGCAAGTTTCTCAACCTCATCAGCAGTATAGCCAACCTTTGGCTTTGGAACCGTGCCAACAATTGGCCTATCATAAACCTTGAAAATATCTCTAACTCCATGCAAACCCTTTACAGGGCCCTTGAAATATTTAATGAAGTCAAGAGGCATGTAGATATCTTCAACTCTAAGCCACTTAGCTCTTCTCATACCAAATATGTTTCCAGCGACACTCGCCAAGAACCCTGGCATATTGCCTTCTTCAAACAACTCAGCAGGATAGGCTATTCTAATAAGCCAAGAACCATCGCCAAGATCTTTGAAGAAGTAAGCCCTGCCCTTGAGCCTCTCCAACCTGTTTTGATCATACCAAACATAGAGCGTAGTCCACGTACCAGTACTACTCTCAGCAGCCACACCACCAGCAACATCCTCTATGGAAAAGCCCTCAGCAGGTGTCACCCTAAATGTTACAACAACATCCTTTTTGAAATCAGGTGAATAGTTTTTGTCAACCCACATATGATATGGCTCAAAATCAGCCTTTGACATGTGCATTCCCTGACAACATCCTGTGTTTACATGTTTATAAGTTTAGCTGAAAATAAAATTATTACTGAGTATACTAAGCAAACTGTAGCAATGTTTTCAAGATAATGAAATGTTTAAAGCATATACTATTGAGAAACTGTTTTTATTTGGTATCGCAGCTACATACTGCACAAGAGTCGTTATAGCTTCATTTAAATTCGACGCTTCCTATTATTAAGAACGATTCTTACACATTATTCATGTTATCTAAGATTTGCTAATTTAAGGTTGTAAACCTTTCTATGTAGAGTTCTATAAAATCATGATTATTACCATGGAAATATGTTTTTATGTGACGCCAAGAGAGGTTGAGCTATTTGTAAATCAATAAGCAGCTTATTAGTAAGGTTTGTGTTATAAGTGTTTTATTTATTGTTAAGCGTTCTTCTTTTAATCACCTGTTTAGCGATGACCATGGACAAAAGAACTACAAAAGATGCTTATGGGAATATCTACAAATGTTTTCATAAATGATGATAAAAGCTTTCTGAACATACATGAAATTAACAAAACTGTTATAATACATCCAAACACTATATACAAGAGAGTTGTTAGGTATAGTATAGCAATGCCTTGCATTTCTCAAGTTTCATTCTTCTAAGTTTCTTTAATTTAGATTCACAAAGAAGCTATGTCATTTCTGAAATGCTTATCTATAGCAATTCTTATAGCATCACCTTATATTTGCACTTCTAATTTGCCTTTATATGAAGAACCAATTTTGGTGAAAAACAATGGTGTCTGTACATGCTTTGTCTTTTGATGTGTGGAACACTCTACTTGATATAAACAAAATATTTAATCTAATATCGATAAAAATTGCAGAGCTTTCTAATGGTCTTAGCAGCGCCATGGTTATGAGCACTATTCTAAATGTTTATGAGAAGTGTAAAACGAGAAGAAGGCTTGGTGAAGTAGATGGATTCAACATTGTTATAGAGTCTCAAAACATTCTTGCTGAGGAGCTGGGTCTTGAAATTAGCACAATTTTAAAAGCAATTGCTGAAGCATTTGAAGAGGCAAATCCCAGAGAAATTATTTTTAGTGATGCCATAACTACTTTAGAGCTTTTGCATAGACTGGGGTTTAGGCTTGGAATAATTGGCAATACCGTTTTTTGGAGCAGCATATACACAATCAACTTGCTTAAAAGGCTTGGCATATACAATCTCTTTGAGGTGACCATATTCTCTGACGAAACAAGAATTAACAAACCTGATAGAAGAATTTTTCTCATGTTTTCAAAGAACATTGGTTTAGAGCCAAGTAAAATTGCTCACGTGGGTGACAGTGTTATTGAGGATGTTGGAGGGGCATTATCAGCAGGTATGAAAGCAATACACATAGATAGGAGAAGAGGAAAAAACAAAGTTATCTTAAGAGACATTGGATTAGCGTTAATTGGTGAATTGACACAAGTTATAGATGCTTTGGAAGAACTTTAACATATTTACAAAAATGGCTGCATATTCAATTGCATTCTTTGCTAAATTTTGCAGCAGGATTTTTGCCTGTGTTCATATACGCAAAATTTAAATTATAACAATGTTCCGGCTAATCTAGGTGAATACTTGTGGAGTATGTGTCTCTTGGGAAAACAAAAGAGAAGATTTCAAGAATAGGTTTGGGGGCGTGGCAATTTAGTGAAGCATGGGGGGTAACAGAGTATGAAAAAGCTAAAAGCGTTGTTGGAAAAGCTGTTGAGCTTGGAATAAACTTTTTCGATACTGCCATGGCATACGGTCTTGGCTTAAGCGAAAATATTTTGGGTAAGGCTTTGAAGGAAATTGGTGTTAAAAGAGATGATGTTTTCGTTACAACAAAGATAATACCAGACTTTCTAACCCCAGATGACATATTCAAATCTGTTGAGCATTCGATAAAGGTTCTAGGGCTTGGATACATAGATGGTCTTCTTATTCACTGGCCACCTGTTTGGCACAACTATCCAACTAGGATGTATGCAAAGTATTTGGAGAAGCTTGTTTTTATGGGCAAGGTGAGGTATCTTGGTCTAAGCAACTACCCTGTTGAACTTGTTGAGAGCTTTAGATCCAATCTCTCGAAAGTCGATGTGGAGATTTTCCAGCATAGATATAATCTTGTTGAGAGATGGGCAGAAGAAGAGATAATACCATATGCAGAAAAACACGGTATAACACTTCAGGCTTGGAGCCCAATAGCAAAAGGTGCTCTAACAGGAAAATACACACCAGATAACCTACCAAAATTCACAGACGTTAGAGCAAGAGAACCAGTATTCCATCCACAAAACTTTGAAAAAGTGTGGACACTTGTTCAACTACTCAAGAAAATAGGTGAAAAATATGGCAAAACACCAACACAAGTGGCACTAAACTGGCTTGTTATGTCAAGTCCTGTTGTTGTTCCAATACCAGGTGCTAAAAGCCCTGAACAAGTAACAGAACTTGCAGGCTCTGTTGACTGGAGACTTAGCTTTGAAGACTGGATTGCTATTGATGAACTTAGCAAAGCCATTAGATTAAGCTATTCTGTGTATTATTTATCGTATAGCCCAACATGATTATGACCTTATTTCAACATATGAAATATGACAGCAAAAAGATTGAAAATCAAATTTTATTTTCATTATATTGTACAATATCTAGCAATGCCATAGCTTTACATTGTTTAGAAAATTCTTTAAACACATAAATTTTACTTTCAATTCAAAATATTTTAATAAAAATTAAAATATTTAAAAAGATTGTGTTTAACTACATGCTAAACCATAGTATCCTGGTGCATGAAGTTGTGGATTAGTTGGGGATAGTTGTGCTGATAGCTTTAGAAGCTCTATTGGAGATATCTTGAAATAGTCTAGGGAAAGTGAGTATGTTGCGTTGCATGGCACAACTTTATATGTTGGTGTATTAATCACAGCTTTTTCAGGTAATTTCATCTGTCCTGTTACTAGGTAGTAGCCTGCCCAAACACCCCAATACCCCATTGTGTATGGATGTTGCTGAATGCTTAATGCTACTTGCCCTTTAGCTATGAGATTAACCCAGTCAGTTACTTGAGCATCAAATCCTAGTACATATACATCAACACCTGGAGCTATCTTGTTGTCATTTAGTGCTTGGACAATAGCCATAGCTTGTAACAAGTTAGTGGCAAAATATGCTGTTACACCTTTGCCGTACTTTGGTACAATAGTGCTTGCCTTGGCATAGCACTCAGGCAGCAAATCAGGATCCACTTGCACCTCTTCTAGAACTTGAACATCTCCACGATCTATATATGGCTTTAAAGCGTCCATAAATCCTTCATATCTTAAATAAGATGTTGGAATTCCAGGTAAACCACGGAATATTATTATCTTCCATGGCTTTGGAATGCCCTTGGCTTCTAACCATTTCAAGAATGCTTCTGCCTCTATCCTTGCAGCCCATCTATTGTCTGTTCCAAGATAAAGATCTCTTGCAGTTTGATCAGGAAAGTCTCTATCAACAAGTATAACCTTTGTACCCGCTTGCCTAAGTTGCTTAACAACATCTTGTAAAGCATCAGATACTGGACCTACAACAGCCACATCAGGCTTTAAAGCAAGTGCTTGCTGAACCTGTGAAATCTGAGTATCTAATGATGTAGCATCAAATCGTCTATAATCAACATCAATTCCAAGTGCTTTTAAATCACTTACTGCGTCTTCAACACCCTTAGCTAGGATATCCCACCATGGATTTGCAGGAGCTGGATCAAAGAAGAATACAGTAATCTTCTTTTTAACTGGAACAGCTGCTTGTGTTTGTGTAATTGTTTGCAGTACGGTTTGCAATACTGTTTGTGTTAATGTTCTCTCTACTGTTACAGTTGTAACTTTCTCAATAGGAGGTCTACTTGCAAAATATCCAACCAATCCAGCTAAAATAACTATTATAACTATTGCTGCATACAGCCATGGTGTTGTTGTTTTAGGTGTAGACATTACACTTACCCTTATATATTCTTCTCAGTTTTAGTATTTAAGCTTTTTTGATTTGGTTCCTCTAATCAAAGGTTTAAAATTTATAAACACAGTTTAACTTTATTGCATCATTGGGCTAAACTATGAGCAGTTCACAAGCAATATTAGCAAAGAACATAACAAAGACATTCCCTGGTGTTATAGCATTAAATAATGTATCTTTTGATGTTAATTATGGTGAAATTCATGGTTTATTAGGGCAAAATGGTGCTGGCAAATCAACTCTTTTAAAAATATTGTATGGAGTTTATAAACCAGATAGGGGAGAGGTATATATTAACGGTATTAAAACCCACATAAAATCACCTAGAGATGCTCGTAAACATGGTATTGTTTTAGTACACCAAGAAATAACAGTAATGCCTCATCTTTCAGTACTTGAAAACATATCCTTGCTTGGATTCACATGGAACAATTTAGCAACAAAATTTGATTGGAAGGAATTCAAAAAATATGTTGAGAATTTACTTAGTAATCTTGGAATAGAACTAGATCTTAAGACAAAAGTACGTGATTTAAGTGCTGCTGAGAGAATGATTATTCAAGTAATTTCCGCACTAAGTATTAATGCAAAAGTTCTTTTACTTGATGAGCCTACAAGCCCTCTTTCTTTACATGAAATAGAGAAACTTTTCATGGTTTTAAATCAGTTAAAGAAACAAGGTATTGCAATGGTTTTTGTAACTCATAGAGTAAATGAAGCCATGGAGTTATGTGATAGAATAACTATTCTTAGAAATGGTGAGAAAATAGCCACTGTTAAGACAACTGATGTAAATACTCATGAACTTATAAAACTCATGTTAGGACGAGAACCAGAAGAGCTTTACAAATTTAGAACAGAGAAGGATACAAAGGTTCTTATTGAAAAATTTAGTAAAACTACACCGTTAATAGAATTGGTTAACATATATACCCAACCATCTTCTCCAAGTGAAATACCATTAAAAAATGTAAATTTAAGAGTTTATCAAGGGGAGGTGGTAGCAATATTTGGGTTTGTTGGTGCTGGAAAAACAGAATTGGGAAAAGCAATTGTTGGTGCAACAAAAATTCTTTCTGGAGAGGTTAAGTATATGGGGAGAAAGATAAAAATTAAGAGTCCTACTGAAGCTGTAAAGTATGGAATATTTTATCTACCTGAAGATAGAAGAACAGAAGGACTTATACCTCATTTCACAGTTGCTTCAAATATGACTATATCATCTCTATATTACTTCACCAAAGCCAAGATATGGCTAAATTTGGATAAGGAAGTCTTAATGAGTAGTGACATGATTAAAAAACTAAGTATTGTAACCCCTTCACCATATGCTAATATACAACAACTAAGTGGTGGTAATCAGCAAAAAGTTTTGGTTGCACGTGCTATGTTAAGTAATGCAAAGCTTGTAATATTTGATGAGCCAACAATTGGCATAGATATTGGGGCCAAAGCAGAAATAAGAAGACTTATATATAGATATTCAAGGGATCGGGGAGTATCATCAATCATTTTAACAAGTGATGTCGATGAGGCATTAGGTATTGCGGATAGAATATATGTTATGAGAGATGGTAGCATAGTTAAGGAATACATAAATGAAAATCTTGATAGAGATGATATACTCAAAATCTTGGCTTAAAAAGCCAGGAATAACCTAAACCAGTAGTGATGTGGTGCTTATGAAAAAAACCAAGAAGGCATTTACTGCAAACGCAAGTATTGTTAATAGCTTTTGGAAATGGTTCAAAGGTGTTTACTTTACCTATGAGCTTTCAAGAGCGGTTGTACCACTTATATTATTGATCATAGTATCAATAGCATTAGCACCTGGATATTTTCTAAAACCCATAAACATTAAGGTAATACTAATGCAGTTAACGCCACTTACTCTAATAGCAACAGGTGAAATGCTTATAATTCTAATGGGCAGTATTGATTTGAGTCCTGGCTCAGCATTAGCGGCTACAGCAATGCTTTCAGCATTAGTAATACGTCGCTATGGAAGTTTAGAACTGGCAATTCTAGTCGCAATAGCTCTTGGAACTATGATTGGAGCTATAAATGGATTATTAGTTTCAAAGTTCAAGATATATTCGTTTGTGGCAACACTAGCAGCTTTAGTTATTTGGAGATCATTTGTTATAGTAATATCGGGTGGCAAACTGATATATGGTCTTACAGCATATAATGTGTTTGTACAAGATTTTGGAACTTATATACCATTGGGGTTTGTGATAACAC of the Ignisphaera cupida genome contains:
- a CDS encoding ABC transporter permease, whose translation is MKKTKKAFTANASIVNSFWKWFKGVYFTYELSRAVVPLILLIIVSIALAPGYFLKPINIKVILMQLTPLTLIATGEMLIILMGSIDLSPGSALAATAMLSALVIRRYGSLELAILVAIALGTMIGAINGLLVSKFKIYSFVATLAALVIWRSFVIVISGGKLIYGLTAYNVFVQDFGTYIPLGFVITLMIVIAIYFMLTRTVLGRYIYGIGSNEDAVRLAGIRADLAKFLAFTLAGTLYGIGGVMLIAMSGLAVDPWTARGFELNAIASCVLGGVMLTGGSGHPLSGLLGAAILTILSNILVLLGITEIAVQQTVVGIVLIAAATALTRGLKYAK